Proteins from a single region of Dehalococcoidia bacterium:
- a CDS encoding ADP-ribosylglycohydrolase family protein has product MKKDSNNKLPSINKWMGSIVGLAIGDQLGSLVEGKSRGSFERIMDMQDDTFWTDDTSQALCIADSLITKKEFDINDQLDRFSEWLFEGYLSCKDWGYGCGPTARLAITNYKESGIPKPVKDQATNGALMRLSPIPLFYSDNLMEAIAKSGDSSKSTHNNPICIDACRLYGSMIVKALQGKDKESILSYESKLWENNPLDKLIDTIAKGSYAKKNLSEIRGTLNITESIEAALWVFHRSSSFGEGALMAVNLGDDADTTAAIFGQLGGAYYGYSDIPNSWKSKLKNRDLVEFIAKKLYEVKNSI; this is encoded by the coding sequence ATGAAAAAAGATTCAAATAATAAATTACCCTCGATAAATAAATGGATGGGATCAATTGTTGGTTTAGCTATTGGAGATCAGCTGGGTAGCTTAGTAGAAGGAAAATCTAGGGGTTCATTTGAAAGAATAATGGATATGCAAGATGATACATTTTGGACTGATGATACCTCTCAAGCGTTATGTATTGCAGATAGTCTTATTACCAAAAAAGAATTTGATATAAATGATCAACTTGATCGTTTTTCAGAATGGTTATTTGAAGGTTACCTAAGTTGTAAAGATTGGGGATATGGTTGTGGTCCAACAGCTCGATTAGCAATAACAAATTATAAAGAATCAGGAATTCCAAAGCCTGTAAAAGACCAAGCTACAAATGGTGCATTGATGAGATTATCACCTATACCACTTTTTTATTCAGATAACTTAATGGAGGCAATAGCTAAATCTGGGGACAGTTCAAAATCAACTCATAATAATCCTATTTGCATAGATGCATGTAGGCTTTATGGATCGATGATTGTTAAGGCTCTTCAAGGTAAAGATAAAGAATCTATTTTAAGTTATGAATCAAAATTATGGGAAAATAATCCTTTAGATAAATTAATAGATACTATTGCTAAAGGTTCATATGCAAAAAAAAATCTTTCAGAAATAAGGGGAACACTTAATATAACCGAATCTATAGAAGCAGCTTTATGGGTATTTCATCGTAGTTCTTCATTTGGAGAAGGTGCATTAATGGCAGTAAATCTAGGAGATGATGCAGATACTACTGCCGCTATTTTTGGACAATTAGGAGGTGCTTATTACGGTTACAGTGATATTCCAAATTCCTGGAAATCTAAGCTAAA